From Cystobacter fuscus DSM 2262:
GACCCGTGTGCACGAGCGCGGGTCCGGGCTCTCGTGGAAGGAGTCGCACGAGGTTGCCCTCGGCCTGGCCGAAGGGTTCGCCCTCGTTCGCTCACTCGGCCATCTGGTGACGCCTTCGAACGTGGCGGTCCTCGGCAAGCTACCGGCGCCGCTCACCACGCTCGGGCTGTGGTTGCTCAGCCGGCACCCCATGATGGCCAGCCTCGGAGGGAAGGGACCCGGGGAGGCACGCACGCTGATCGACGCCATGGTCGCCGCCGCGCCGGCACGGAGCGCGAGGCTTCAGTCGCTGCGGCCGTGATGCCGCTCGGCCTCCAGATGTTTCGTCCCGTCGACCGGGGTCGAGGAAGAACACCCACCCGCCCGCCACGAATCGCCCCAGGATCGAGGGGCTCAGTCCGGCATGGCGTCGAAGGCCGGGAGGCCCGGCGGTAGCGCGACCCAGGCCGGGCGGCTGCGGGTGAAGATCGCGATCTGCGGACGGAAGGACGTCGGATCGTCCAGGGAACCCGCGTAGATGGTGTGGGAGTCGTCCTTGCCGACCTCGCCCCCGAACACGAGCCCGCCGCAGACAGGACAGAAGTTGCGCACGGCGTCGGTGCCCTTGTAGGACTTTGACCAGAACTGCCGTGTCTCGCCGCTGAAGCGAACCGCGCTGCTCGCGAACCCCATGAACGGGATGAACCCCGAACCGGAGGCCTTCCGGCAGTCGGCGCAGTAGCAATAGCCAGTGAACAACGGTTCCCCCTCGGCTTCGTACCGCAGCGCGCCGCAGAGACAACCGCCCGTATGACGAACCTTGTTCTCACCCATTCCGGGGTTCTATCCGGCGTCCAACTCGCGGACAATCCACGACGTCAGCGTTCGACGATGTCGGCGCTCTGCAGGTACGGGGACGCTTCGACAATCGATTGCACGGTCCAGCCCCTGTTGGCTCCGTGGCCTTTCTC
This genomic window contains:
- a CDS encoding GFA family protein, with product MGENKVRHTGGCLCGALRYEAEGEPLFTGYCYCADCRKASGSGFIPFMGFASSAVRFSGETRQFWSKSYKGTDAVRNFCPVCGGLVFGGEVGKDDSHTIYAGSLDDPTSFRPQIAIFTRSRPAWVALPPGLPAFDAMPD